In the genome of Rhineura floridana isolate rRhiFlo1 chromosome 10, rRhiFlo1.hap2, whole genome shotgun sequence, the window GGGAAGAGGAAGATGGACAGTTCTTCTGAGGTGCCAGATTATGGGCTAACCACAACTTTCAACTACGATGATATACCAGCCCCAGTCCAAAAAACTGCTGTCAAAACATTCACTTCTCAATTTGTGCCACCGCTTTACTCTTTGGTGTTCATCTTTGGCCTGCTGGGCAATGCACTGGTTGTGCTGATCCTCATCAGATACAAGAAGCTCAAGAGCATGACTGATATCTACCTCCTCAATTTAGCAATCTCTGACTTGCTTTTCATCTTCTCACTTCCATTTTGGGCTTATTATGCAGCGCATGAGTGGATATTTGGAGATGCAATGTGCAAAATTCTCTCTGGGATCTATTGTGCAGGATTCTACAGTGGAAGTTTTTTTATCATCCTTTTGACTATCGATAGATACCTGGCAATTGTCCATGCAGTGTTTTCATTAAAAGCCAGGACGATTGCCTATGGTACCCTCACAAGTGTCATCACTTGGGTCGTGGCATTCTTAGCCTCTGTACCAGCATTTACATTTCACCATGTCCAAAAGCAAGTTGAGAGCAACAAATGTACCATTCATTATCCCTCAAGAAATGGACATGGATGGAAGCAGTTTTTAACTTTACTAATGGTCATTTTGGGCCTTGCCATTCCCTCAGTCATTATTGTCTTCTGTTACATGCAGATTATAAAGATTTTGATTAAGGGCAGAAATGAGAGAAAGCTGAAGGCTGTCAAGCTTATTTCTGTAATCATGATTGTTTATTTCCTCTTATGGAT includes:
- the LOC133365337 gene encoding C-C chemokine receptor type 5-like; the protein is MDSSSEVPDYGLTTTFNYDDIPAPVQKTAVKTFTSQFVPPLYSLVFIFGLLGNALVVLILIRYKKLKSMTDIYLLNLAISDLLFIFSLPFWAYYAAHEWIFGDAMCKILSGIYCAGFYSGSFFIILLTIDRYLAIVHAVFSLKARTIAYGTLTSVITWVVAFLASVPAFTFHHVQKQVESNKCTIHYPSRNGHGWKQFLTLLMVILGLAIPSVIIVFCYMQIIKILIKGRNERKLKAVKLISVIMIVYFLLWMPYNITLLVQTYQDSFFSCDFDNDCEGKLTLAIEVTEIIAMIHCCINPVIYAFVGEKFRKYLSDFSKKYVVAHFCRLCPGRDHPNLERSTSSYMSTTEQDISMGL